The Gammaproteobacteria bacterium genome includes a region encoding these proteins:
- a CDS encoding heavy metal-binding domain-containing protein, which yields MIQSTTPTIQGKEITRYHGIVTGEAILGANIFKDFFANIRDIVGGRSAAYERELRKAREIAFEEMARFADEFGANAIVGIDLDYETVGSEGSMMMVSVSGTAVTVR from the coding sequence ATGATCCAGTCGACAACGCCCACCATCCAGGGCAAGGAAATCACCCGCTACCACGGTATTGTCACTGGCGAAGCGATACTTGGCGCGAATATCTTCAAGGATTTTTTTGCCAACATCCGTGACATAGTCGGCGGCCGCTCGGCAGCCTACGAGCGAGAACTGCGCAAGGCGCGCGAAATTGCTTTTGAGGAAATGGCACGCTTTGCCGATGAGTTCGGGGCAAACGCCATCGTCGGCATCGACCTGGACTATGAGACGGTTGGTTCTGAAGGCTCAATGATGATGGTTAGCGTCAGCGGCACAGCGGTGACCGTGCGCTGA
- a CDS encoding DUF4442 domain-containing protein encodes MSLRTAAKRWAFNFFPAFRRTGARITHMSDDERRVEVRLPLKRATRNYVGTIYGGVMYSALDGILMVMFIRLLGKGYIVWDKAGRIEYLKPGRSALLTTIEITEEDLQFVRDTLEQQSRLEKEFTLEWRDANGDVCCRVHKLLYFRRREQKTGQTL; translated from the coding sequence ATGAGCCTGCGAACAGCGGCGAAGCGCTGGGCCTTCAACTTCTTTCCGGCATTTCGCCGTACCGGTGCGCGTATCACGCACATGAGCGACGACGAGCGGCGGGTAGAGGTTCGTTTGCCGCTGAAGCGAGCAACCAGGAATTACGTCGGTACGATTTATGGTGGCGTGATGTACAGCGCGCTCGACGGCATTCTTATGGTGATGTTCATACGCCTGCTGGGTAAGGGCTATATAGTCTGGGACAAGGCCGGCCGAATCGAGTACCTGAAGCCCGGGCGTTCGGCGCTTCTCACAACGATAGAAATCACTGAAGAAGATTTGCAGTTTGTCCGGGACACGCTAGAGCAGCAGTCACGGCTGGAAAAGGAATTTACCCTTGAGTGGCGTGATGCCAACGGTGATGTCTGTTGCCGGGTGCACAAGCTGCTTTATTTCCGCCGGCGTGAGCAGAAAACGGGCCAGACTCTGTAG